In one window of Candidatus Avedoeria danica DNA:
- a CDS encoding glycosyltransferase family 2 protein has translation MTAASVPEPPNEVRVDVIVVAWNNRAYLADLLPALAAQTHRPQHLIVVDNGSTDGTPAWLAANWPAVEVIALGANLGFAAANNHGLARSDAPWVALVNSDTVPDPTWLATLVAAGNADPRIGSVASLMLFMDRPDIVNSAGIAVDPSGIAWDWLGGARVDRLPFDAAAGAITVFGASAGAALYRRAAIDDIAIPPATVDGQPISPPQLFDEAYFMYLEDVDVAWRLRLRGWDSVLAPGACIRHVGSGTSGEGSPFKNRLLARNKVWTILKNYPTAPLLARLPLVVAYDLASVPYRVVVNGQTAALRGRLDALVGARHALRERRRVQAARTAGWASIRAAMAPVATPWSVAARYRHLRPGPTQR, from the coding sequence ATGACCGCCGCCTCGGTGCCGGAACCCCCGAACGAAGTTCGCGTCGACGTCATCGTCGTCGCCTGGAACAACCGCGCCTACCTCGCCGACCTCCTGCCCGCCCTCGCCGCGCAGACGCACCGACCACAGCACCTCATCGTCGTCGACAACGGCTCGACGGACGGCACACCGGCCTGGCTGGCAGCGAACTGGCCGGCCGTCGAAGTCATCGCGCTCGGAGCCAACCTCGGCTTCGCCGCCGCCAACAACCACGGCCTCGCGCGCAGCGACGCGCCGTGGGTGGCCCTCGTGAACAGCGACACCGTGCCGGACCCCACCTGGCTGGCCACCCTCGTCGCCGCCGGCAATGCCGATCCGCGCATCGGCAGCGTCGCCAGCCTCATGCTGTTCATGGATCGCCCCGACATCGTCAATTCCGCCGGCATCGCCGTCGACCCCTCCGGCATCGCCTGGGACTGGTTGGGCGGCGCGCGCGTCGACCGCCTGCCGTTCGACGCCGCCGCCGGCGCGATCACGGTCTTCGGCGCCTCCGCCGGAGCGGCGCTCTACCGCCGCGCGGCGATCGACGACATCGCGATCCCGCCGGCCACCGTCGACGGACAACCGATCTCTCCGCCTCAGCTGTTCGACGAGGCGTACTTCATGTACCTCGAGGACGTCGACGTCGCCTGGCGGCTCCGGCTGCGCGGCTGGGACAGCGTGCTGGCACCGGGCGCCTGCATCCGACACGTCGGCAGCGGCACGTCCGGCGAGGGCTCGCCGTTCAAGAACCGCCTGCTGGCGCGCAACAAAGTCTGGACGATCCTCAAGAACTATCCGACGGCACCGCTCCTCGCCCGCCTACCCCTCGTCGTCGCCTACGACCTGGCCTCCGTCCCGTACCGCGTCGTCGTGAACGGCCAGACCGCGGCGCTGCGCGGCCGCCTCGACGCGCTCGTCGGCGCACGTCACGCGCTGCGCGAGCGGCGGCGGGTCCAGGCGGCGCGAACGGCCGGGTGGGCGTCGATCCGGGCCGCGATGGCCCCCGTGGCCACGCCTTGGTCCGTTGCGGCGCGCTATCGCCACCTCCGTCCGGGTCCGACGCAGCGGTAA
- a CDS encoding PAS domain-containing sensor histidine kinase, which produces MTKHGSPHPSFGDLPHTPRSPFSGVPTPDQPVDPSPALAAARVSLGRDHAVLEADAGFEDLLGLAGDELCGRSIFDFIFPAERRAVADRLNYAVACRHDRIGCLALRRPDDHAVHIDAVLRYETTGGEGLWLRCSRLTGTLVAAAGPHGDGSATAATTVTAATAATAPATHASSLAPSSVTPSAVWPSTAIPSTPSSPSNPAPVPAPVPLTAVDDDGLDDASRQVLRLEDVRGGAMLVVGAAGQVLAGTSAAATRIGWPVELLTGQTVDSLFVLSPPAREQLHDAVRSGRRQMVPASIVGGLALANLEWLPAQRAGYGFLSILSVQMTAGSDEHTLALQQAVRLLWHDAGDSATALVLGTENLASLLGADGRRPGAASMAGVLIRHARMIHQAMAEVRRVENGTPVELEPVDLNDTITAYVAAVQPSAAAASITLRTELATGVFVRSTELRIRSIVRNLVTNACQALASRPGGGTVEITTAPADGESGPGVQLVVRDDGPGMSDALSRVIFEPGLSNRHGGTGVGLNLVRQFIVESGGAVQPLSRPGEGTAFVIWLPTVPPDGVAPDSVGPNGFSPGSVSPDGFSPDSAPTENRP; this is translated from the coding sequence ATGACGAAGCACGGCAGCCCCCACCCGAGCTTCGGCGACTTGCCGCACACGCCCCGCTCGCCCTTTTCCGGAGTGCCGACACCGGACCAGCCGGTCGATCCGTCCCCCGCCCTCGCCGCCGCACGCGTCTCTCTCGGCCGTGACCACGCCGTCCTCGAAGCCGACGCCGGATTCGAGGACCTCCTCGGCCTCGCCGGCGATGAGCTGTGCGGGCGCTCCATCTTCGACTTCATCTTCCCCGCCGAACGCCGCGCCGTCGCCGATCGCCTCAACTACGCCGTCGCCTGTCGCCACGACCGAATCGGCTGCCTTGCCCTCCGTCGCCCCGACGACCACGCCGTCCACATCGACGCCGTGCTGCGCTACGAAACCACCGGCGGCGAAGGCCTCTGGCTCCGGTGCAGTCGCCTGACGGGCACGCTCGTCGCCGCAGCCGGCCCGCACGGGGACGGCTCGGCGACGGCTGCGACGACGGTGACGGCGGCGACGGCGGCGACCGCACCGGCAACGCACGCATCGTCGCTTGCACCGTCGTCCGTGACGCCGTCGGCCGTATGGCCGTCGACCGCAATCCCGTCGACGCCGTCATCGCCGTCGAACCCGGCGCCCGTCCCCGCGCCCGTCCCGCTGACCGCCGTTGACGACGACGGCCTGGACGACGCGAGCCGCCAGGTCCTCCGCCTCGAGGACGTCCGCGGCGGTGCGATGCTCGTCGTCGGTGCGGCCGGCCAAGTGCTGGCAGGGACGTCGGCAGCGGCGACGCGCATCGGCTGGCCGGTCGAACTGCTGACCGGACAGACCGTCGACAGCCTCTTCGTCCTGAGCCCGCCGGCGCGCGAGCAGCTCCACGACGCCGTCCGCTCCGGGCGGCGCCAGATGGTGCCCGCCAGCATCGTCGGCGGCCTGGCGCTCGCGAACCTGGAGTGGCTGCCGGCGCAGCGGGCCGGCTACGGCTTCCTGTCGATCCTGTCCGTCCAGATGACCGCCGGCTCGGACGAGCACACGTTGGCGCTCCAGCAAGCCGTCCGCCTCCTGTGGCACGACGCCGGCGACTCCGCCACGGCGCTCGTCCTGGGCACCGAGAACCTCGCGTCCCTGCTCGGCGCGGACGGGCGCCGCCCGGGTGCGGCGAGCATGGCCGGCGTGCTGATCCGCCACGCGCGGATGATCCACCAGGCGATGGCCGAGGTCCGTCGTGTCGAGAACGGCACGCCGGTCGAACTCGAGCCGGTCGATCTGAACGATACGATCACGGCGTATGTCGCGGCCGTCCAGCCGTCCGCCGCCGCCGCGTCCATCACCCTGCGCACCGAGCTGGCGACGGGGGTGTTCGTGCGCTCGACGGAGCTGCGCATCCGAAGCATCGTCCGCAACCTCGTCACGAACGCATGCCAGGCGCTCGCGAGCCGGCCCGGCGGCGGCACGGTGGAGATCACGACGGCGCCGGCCGACGGCGAGTCCGGTCCCGGTGTCCAGCTCGTCGTCCGCGACGACGGACCCGGGATGTCGGATGCCCTCAGCCGCGTCATCTTCGAGCCGGGCCTGAGCAACCGCCACGGCGGCACGGGCGTCGGCTTGAACCTCGTGCGCCAATTCATCGTCGAGAGCGGCGGCGCGGTGCAGCCGCTGTCCAGGCCGGGCGAGGGAACGGCCTTCGTCATCTGGCTGCCGACCGTCCCTCCGGATGGCGTTGCGCCCGATAGCGTCGGCCCCAACGGCTTTTCCCCCGGCAGCGTTTCCCCCGACGGCTTTTCCCCCGACAGCGCGCCAACGGAGAACCGACCATGA
- a CDS encoding glycosyltransferase family 2 protein, whose protein sequence is MPAPDPTPPTPADTAILILTHNGTPHLPASLTACLALDGLADAASIIVADNGSSDGALDLVARDFPNVTRLDLGGNLGFAAGYNAAAASSSVTADRPWLLFLNDDTAIDRHALRALCDALAPGDVCAGARLVDWSGDRIDFDGGAASWTGHGHPLLHGQRIRPQHTPPPARPQLFACGAAMLVHRATFLSIGGFDPDYFMYYEDVDFGWRLTLAGHDVRHVPTAVVRHRGGGSADTFASAVRARWHERNALANVVKNTAEDHLARVLPATLALAAVRAGAPPDVIDAAARLVALGIPPGDVNPSHPLPLPGEDWPGWPHLAPLDLDWPALAAARAAIRPRWTRSPADVVTRLGRPWAPIPPTPDGWAALRRAAAAFELEAIYGPVDVHAGLRNRLHGRLRRALRR, encoded by the coding sequence CTCACCGCCTGCCTCGCCCTCGACGGCCTGGCGGACGCCGCGTCCATCATCGTCGCCGACAACGGCTCGTCCGACGGCGCCCTGGACCTCGTTGCGCGCGACTTCCCAAACGTCACCCGCCTCGACCTAGGCGGAAACCTCGGCTTCGCCGCCGGCTACAACGCCGCCGCCGCCTCCTCCTCCGTCACCGCCGATCGCCCATGGCTCCTCTTCCTGAACGACGACACCGCCATCGACCGCCACGCCCTTCGCGCCCTGTGCGACGCCCTTGCCCCCGGCGACGTCTGCGCCGGCGCCCGCCTCGTCGACTGGTCCGGCGACCGAATCGACTTCGACGGCGGCGCCGCATCGTGGACGGGGCATGGGCACCCCCTCCTTCACGGGCAGCGCATCCGACCGCAGCATACGCCGCCCCCGGCCCGGCCGCAGCTCTTCGCATGCGGCGCGGCCATGCTCGTCCACCGGGCGACCTTCCTGTCCATCGGCGGTTTCGACCCCGACTACTTCATGTACTACGAGGACGTCGACTTCGGCTGGCGCCTCACCCTCGCCGGCCACGACGTCCGCCACGTCCCAACCGCCGTCGTCCGCCACCGCGGCGGCGGCAGCGCCGACACGTTCGCATCCGCAGTACGCGCCCGCTGGCACGAGCGCAACGCACTCGCCAACGTCGTCAAGAACACGGCGGAAGACCATCTCGCCCGCGTGCTCCCGGCAACCCTTGCCCTTGCCGCCGTCCGCGCCGGCGCGCCGCCGGACGTGATCGACGCGGCCGCTCGGTTGGTTGCACTCGGCATACCGCCAGGCGACGTCAACCCCTCGCACCCCTTGCCCCTCCCAGGCGAAGACTGGCCCGGCTGGCCCCACCTCGCCCCGCTCGACCTCGACTGGCCCGCCCTCGCCGCCGCCCGCGCCGCGATCCGTCCGCGCTGGACCCGCTCGCCCGCCGATGTCGTCACCCGCCTCGGCCGGCCGTGGGCACCCATTCCCCCCACCCCGGACGGCTGGGCCGCGCTCCGCCGAGCAGCCGCCGCATTCGAGCTGGAGGCCATCTATGGCCCCGTCGACGTGCACGCCGGCCTCCGCAATCGCCTCCACGGCCGCCTCCGCCGCGCACTCCGCCGATGA
- a CDS encoding sigma-54-dependent Fis family transcriptional regulator — MTPPTLLVVDDESIFRDRIARALAPAGYRILQAEDESGAQRIIESESLDMAFLDLTLRNEDSTAPLTDRGGWRIFTRLRHLAPEVSVVVVTSDGAAGTAVRLLQQGALDYYEKHGLTRRSADADLQRLAEVGIARTRVGRAAPAVPSDKHPSDGEPWVGGDTAAMREVERRVASFAPFDIGVLILGRNGTGKDMLAEEIHRRSPRGGRKMVAVNCAAIPRDLLESQLFGHEKGSFSGAIDKHIGLMEAASGSTLFLDEIAEMDADLQAKLLRALQHKRIRRVGGTQEIDIDIRVIAATNQDIAAALESGALRTDLYYRIAGTEITLPGLTERLGDIVALAQHFLAIERAAFNPDATGFTSAAQHALCAYDWPGNVRQLRSEVISGLILSRGQAEIDIAHLSPKVTIGQLPGAALEPSIHARLAAGLPAVLPPDGLPLVELRDAWERSMIEQALVRHAGNIAAVARTLHVSRDQVTHRCQKFDLDPRAFADA; from the coding sequence ATGACCCCCCCCACCCTGCTGGTCGTCGATGACGAATCGATCTTTCGTGACCGGATCGCCCGAGCGCTCGCCCCGGCGGGCTACCGGATCCTGCAGGCCGAAGATGAGTCCGGAGCGCAGCGGATCATCGAGAGCGAGTCGCTCGACATGGCCTTTCTCGACCTGACGCTCCGGAACGAGGACTCCACCGCGCCGTTGACGGACCGCGGCGGCTGGCGGATCTTCACGCGGCTGCGGCACTTGGCGCCTGAGGTGTCGGTCGTCGTCGTGACCAGCGACGGCGCGGCCGGCACGGCCGTCCGGCTGCTGCAGCAGGGTGCGCTCGACTACTACGAGAAGCACGGCCTGACCCGCCGCTCCGCCGACGCCGACCTGCAGCGCCTGGCCGAGGTCGGGATCGCCCGCACCCGTGTCGGCCGCGCAGCGCCCGCCGTCCCGTCGGACAAACATCCGTCGGACGGCGAGCCGTGGGTCGGCGGCGACACGGCGGCGATGCGTGAGGTCGAGCGGCGCGTCGCATCGTTCGCGCCGTTCGACATCGGCGTGCTGATCCTCGGCAGGAACGGCACGGGCAAGGACATGCTGGCCGAGGAGATCCACCGCCGCTCGCCGCGCGGTGGCCGCAAGATGGTGGCGGTGAACTGCGCGGCCATCCCGCGCGACCTGCTGGAGAGCCAGCTTTTCGGACACGAGAAGGGTTCGTTCAGCGGCGCCATCGACAAACACATCGGCTTGATGGAGGCGGCGAGCGGCAGCACGCTCTTCCTCGACGAGATCGCCGAGATGGACGCCGACCTGCAGGCCAAGTTGCTCCGCGCCCTGCAGCACAAGCGGATCCGCCGCGTCGGCGGCACCCAAGAGATCGACATCGACATCCGCGTCATCGCGGCGACGAACCAGGACATCGCCGCGGCGCTCGAGAGCGGCGCGCTGCGCACCGACCTCTACTACCGCATCGCCGGCACCGAGATCACGCTGCCGGGCCTCACCGAGCGGCTCGGCGACATCGTCGCCCTCGCACAGCACTTCCTCGCGATCGAACGGGCGGCCTTCAACCCCGACGCCACGGGCTTCACATCGGCGGCGCAGCATGCGCTGTGCGCCTACGACTGGCCGGGCAATGTCCGTCAGCTCCGCAGCGAGGTGATCAGCGGCCTCATCCTGTCACGCGGCCAGGCGGAGATCGACATCGCCCACCTCTCGCCCAAGGTCACGATCGGCCAGCTGCCCGGCGCCGCCCTCGAGCCGTCCATCCACGCCCGCCTGGCCGCCGGCCTGCCGGCCGTGCTGCCGCCGGACGGCCTGCCGCTCGTCGAGCTCCGCGACGCCTGGGAGCGCAGCATGATCGAGCAGGCGCTCGTGCGCCACGCCGGCAACATCGCCGCCGTCGCCCGGACGCTGCATGTCTCGCGCGATCAGGTGACCCACCGCTGCCAGAAGTTCGACCTCGATCCGCGGGCGTTCGCCGACGCATGA